The Cellulosimicrobium sp. ES-005 genome segment ACGGTCGCGGCACCGGCCTCGATCTGCTCGTGGCTCTCGCCCTCGAGTGCGTCGTGCTCGCCGTGCGAGTGCGCGGCCGCGAGCTCGGCGGGCGTCACGGGCTCGATCCGGTCCTCGTAGAAGAACCGCGACAGGCGCTGGAGACGCTTGTCCTTCTTGTAGCCCTTGCGGCGCACGCCGCGCGAGTCCGTCGCCGGCTCGATCTCGAGCGGCTCGTGGGCCTGGTAGTTGACCCGGAGCCAGCGCTCCTGCTCGTCGAGCGGGCGGTGGACCTCGATGTACTCGCCATGCGCGAACCGCACGATCCGGCCCGTCTCGTGGCCGTGGAGCACGAGCTCGCGGTCCTTGCGCTGCAGGCCGAGGCAGATGCGCTTGGTGATCCAGAACGCGAACCACGGGCCGACGAAGAACAGGATCCGGAACGCCCACGTGATCGTGTTGATCGACATGTGGAAGTGCGTCGCGATGAGGTCGTTCGACCCGGCGAGCGCCAGGATGATGAACGCCGTGAGGAACGCGACGCCCAGACCTGTGCGGACCGGGACGTTGCGCGGGCGGTCGAGGACGTGGTGCTCACGCTTGTCCTTCGTCACCGCGGCCTCGAGGAACGGGTAGACGAACAGGAACGTGAACAGCAGGCCCGGGACGACCACGGCCGGGATCAGGACGTTGAGGGGCACGGTGTAGTCGCCCCACGTCACGAACTCCGCCTGGCCGGGCATCAGTCGTAGCGAGCCCTCGAGGAAGAGCATGTACCAGTCGGGCTGGGCTCCTGCGGACACCGGTGACGGGTCGAACGGGCCGTAGTTCCAGACGTTGTTGATCGCCATCGTGCCGCCCATGAGGGCGAGGATGCCGAACACGACGAAGAAGAAGCCGCCGGCCTTGGCCACGTACACCGGGAACAGCGGGTAGCCGACCACGTTCGTGTCCGTGCGGCCGCCACCGGGGTACTGCGTGTGCTTGTGCAGCACGACGAAGAACAGGTGGAGCGCGACGAGCGCGAGGATCAGGCCCGGCACCAGCAGGATGTGCACCGTGAAGAGCCGGGGGATGATGTGCTCGCCCGGGAACTCGCCGCCGAAGATGAAGTACGAGAGGTACGACCCGATGAGGGGGATCGACTTCACGACGCCGTCGGTGATGCGCAGGCCGTTGCCGGACAGGACGTCGTCCGGGAGGGAGTAGCCCGAGAAGCCGGCGGCGAGGCCCATGATCATGAGCAGCATGCCCACGAGCCAGTTGACCTCGCGCGGCTTGCGGAAGGCGCCGGTGAAGAACACGCGCATCATGTGCGTGACGATCGCGGCGAGGAAGATGAGCGCGGCCCAGTGGTGGATCTGCCGCATGAGCAGACCGCCGCGCACCTCGAAGGACATGTGCAGCGTCGACGCGAACGCGTCCGACATGAGCACGCCGTTCATCGACGCCGGCTCGCCGTGGTACGTGACGAGCGACATGCTCGGCACGAAGAACATGGTCAGGAAGATGCCCGTGAGGATCAGGACGACGAACGAGTACAGGGCGATCTCGCCCAGGAGGAACGACCAGTGGTCGGGGAAGACCTTGCGCGCGAACTCCTTGACGGCGACGCCGATGCTCGTGCGCTGGTCCAGGTAGTCGGCGGCCTTGCCGGCGGGGGTCGTCGGCGCGGCTGCCTTCGGTGCGGCCGCCTTGGGTGCGGCGGTTCCGGTGCTGGTGGTCACTTCAGACGCTCCCAGAAGCTCGGGCCGATGGGCTCGTGGAAGTCGCTCTGGGCGACCAGGTAGCCCTCGTCATCAACGGTGATCGGCAGCTGCGGCAGGGGCCGCTTCGCGGGGCCGAAGACCACCTTCGCGCTGTCGGCCACGTCGAACGTCGACTGGTGGCACGGGCACAGCAGGTGGTGCGTCTGCTGCTCGTAGAGCGCCACGGGGCAGCCGACGTGCGTGCAGATCTTGGAGAACGCGACGATGCCGTCGTACGACCAGCTCTCTCCCGGAGGGGACTGCTCGGACACGATGTCGCGCGGGTCGAGACGGACCAGCAGGACGACGGCCTTGGCCTTCTCCGTGATCCACTCGTGGGACTGCATCTCCTCCTGGGAGGCCTCGGGGATGATGTGCACGACCGAGCCGATCGTCACGTCCGCCGCCTTGATGGGCCGACCCGAGGGGTCGATCGCGAGGCGCGTCCCGGGCTTCCAGAGCGTGTGCTTGAACTTCGAGACGTTCCAGTCGCCGCCGACGCTCCCGACGAGCGGGACGGCGATGGTGAGCGGGAACAGCGCGAGCGCGGAGATGACCGCGCCCTTGAGGACGCCGCGACGGGCGATGCCCGAGTCCTTGGCGCCGGCCTCGAGCTCGGCGATCGCGCCGGCGCGGGTCTCCGCGTCGCTCGCGATCGGGTGGCGCTCGTCGACCTTCTCGTGGTCGGACATGAGCACCTTCGCCCAGTGCACGGCACCGAGTCCGATGCCGAGCAGCGCGAAGGCGATGGCGACGCCGAGCGAGAGCGTCGACAGGCGCACGCCGGCCGTGGTCCCGTCCGGCGGGATGACGAAGTACACGACGA includes the following:
- a CDS encoding cytochrome bc complex cytochrome b subunit, giving the protein MTTSTGTAAPKAAAPKAAAPTTPAGKAADYLDQRTSIGVAVKEFARKVFPDHWSFLLGEIALYSFVVLILTGIFLTMFFVPSMSLVTYHGEPASMNGVLMSDAFASTLHMSFEVRGGLLMRQIHHWAALIFLAAIVTHMMRVFFTGAFRKPREVNWLVGMLLMIMGLAAGFSGYSLPDDVLSGNGLRITDGVVKSIPLIGSYLSYFIFGGEFPGEHIIPRLFTVHILLVPGLILALVALHLFFVVLHKHTQYPGGGRTDTNVVGYPLFPVYVAKAGGFFFVVFGILALMGGTMAINNVWNYGPFDPSPVSAGAQPDWYMLFLEGSLRLMPGQAEFVTWGDYTVPLNVLIPAVVVPGLLFTFLFVYPFLEAAVTKDKREHHVLDRPRNVPVRTGLGVAFLTAFIILALAGSNDLIATHFHMSINTITWAFRILFFVGPWFAFWITKRICLGLQRKDRELVLHGHETGRIVRFAHGEYIEVHRPLDEQERWLRVNYQAHEPLEIEPATDSRGVRRKGYKKDKRLQRLSRFFYEDRIEPVTPAELAAAHSHGEHDALEGESHEQIEAGAATVGGGRDLVEPEKGADERRR
- a CDS encoding Rieske 2Fe-2S domain-containing protein, yielding MPEHKSRMADRDPKASKRAERQVATLFGISVIGTIAALVVYFVIPPDGTTAGVRLSTLSLGVAIAFALLGIGLGAVHWAKVLMSDHEKVDERHPIASDAETRAGAIAELEAGAKDSGIARRGVLKGAVISALALFPLTIAVPLVGSVGGDWNVSKFKHTLWKPGTRLAIDPSGRPIKAADVTIGSVVHIIPEASQEEMQSHEWITEKAKAVVLLVRLDPRDIVSEQSPPGESWSYDGIVAFSKICTHVGCPVALYEQQTHHLLCPCHQSTFDVADSAKVVFGPAKRPLPQLPITVDDEGYLVAQSDFHEPIGPSFWERLK